The window GAGCCCGACGAGCCCGCCGTAACGGCGCAGCGCGGCTGGGTCCGGGAGCGGAACGATCCCGTCGAACAGGTCACTGAGGTTGACGTCGTCGCTCACAGGGGCTTGAAGGTCTTGCGCTCGGTACCGCCGCCGCCGCTCGAGTAGGTCCGGTCGTGGGTCCAGAAGCCCACTCCGTCGGTGGGCTCCGGCGCGCCTACGCGCTGGAAGGGGAAGTTGCGCCGCTCCTGCTCGCCGAGGCTGAACCACTTGCTGCTGTAGACCACGTAGTTGATGCGATCGCAGCCGCTGATGTCCACGCCGCGTGGGATGCCGCCGGCGTTGTCGTCCCTCGTCAGCGTGCCGTCGGTACGGGCGTAGTACTTGAGGCTCACGACCCGCTGGCCGTTTCGGGCGAAGCCGATCTCGAGCGACTTCATGTAGTCGCTGGCCAGCAGCTCGGTGACCTCCTCGATGAGGTCGTCGATCACTCTGTCCGTCGGCCAACCGTACGTGTGCTGCATCCGATAGAGGTCGGCCGCCATCTTCGTAGCGACCCTCCGGGCGTGGCTGCGATTGAAGGTGACGGTCTTCGACAGCGTCGTGCTCATGCGCTGCCCTTGAACGAGCTGCCGAGGATCTGCTGCCAGCGCTCGACGGCGCGCCCCTTGGTGTCGGCATAGCGCGCCTCGGCGAGGGCGTCGGCCGCGGCTTCCGCGGCGTCGACGATCGCCTGGCGCCGGCGGGCGTCGTACCGCGCGGCAACATTGTTGTCGGGGTTGACGGGGTCGAAGATCTCGATCGCCGCGCCGGTCGCCTTGGGCAGCTTGCCGGCCTTGTAGAAGTCGGTGAAGGCGACACGCTCCTCGAGGCCCGTGTCGAGGATGAACTCGAAGAACGCCTCAAGCGCGTCCGGGTAATCCGTGAACTCCTGGCCCTTGTCCGAGAGGTGGGCGGCGAGCAGCTCGACCATGAAGCTCTTCAACCGGAAGTTCGGGTCGCGGTCCTTCAGCTGCTTCACCCAGGACTTGAGCAGGCGGACGACCTGCGCGAAGTCGTCCGGGTGCTTGTCCTTGCGCTTGCGGATGAACTCGATGTGACGCGAGACGCTCGTGAGCATCCGGTCGCCGGTGTTCTTGTTCACGAGGTAGCCGAGGTTGTCGGCCTCGCCCTCGTAGAGAACCGGGACCGCGTCCACGCTCAGGCCGCTGGCGACGTAGGTCAGGGTCACGCAGTGGTCCTGAAGTTCGAACTGGTCGTCCTTTAGCTGCGTGAAGGCCTCTTTGAGGCGGTCGCGCAACCACGGGATCAGCTGGCTGTCGGAGGAGGTCGGCGCCTCGGCGGCCTTGACGTAGACGGCCACGTCCATGTCGCTCGTCGTGCGCAGCGCGGTGCCCTTCCGCACGCTGCCCGACTGCAACATCTTGACCAGGCCGTACGCAGGGTCGGCGGCGATCTTCTTTTCGAGCTGGGCGCAGAGGTTGCCGACCTGTTTGCGGTAATTCTGGGCGTCCTTGCTCGACAGGTTGACGCGCTCCTTGGCGAAGCTCGCGATCTGCTCGTGGGTGACCTGAGAAACGATCGGCATCAGCCGTACGGGCTCTGGTTCGTGGGCTTGACCGAGATCCCAAGTCGGGAGGCTCGGGTGTACACGGAGGCCGCGGTGCGGCCGAGCTGGAGGCCGATGACCCGTGTCGGCGTGTTCTGGCGGGCGAGCTCCCGCAGCTTGGCATCATGACTCGGAGTCCAGGGCTGCCCTGTGTTCCTTATGTACTTCGGCGGCATGTCAACCTCCCGGCTCTGCATGGCGACGTCTCAAATCCCGATCCAGCCGACCCGACGCTTACCTTCATGTCTGGCCTTTAGGGCGCCTTTCATAACGTCGCCTACTGATATGAGGACACGTGATGTATGGTAGCACTGGAGGCATCTAATGCGTGAGACCGCCGCCTGGGTTGGGCGCAGGATCCGCGAAGCGCGAGAGGCCGCCGGGCTCAGCCAGGTTGAGCTAGCCGCGGCGCTCGGGAAAACCCAAACCGCCGTCTCGCAGTGGGAGGGCGGCAAACGGGCCCCTGCGCTCGACGACCTCGTTCAGATCTCCGAGACCACGGGCAACGACGTGCGGGAGCTCATGCCGCCGAGCTCGCCACGGGAGCCCGTTCACATGTTGATGCGTGCTGCGGTCGCCGACCTCAGCCCAGAACTGGCCCAACAGCTCCAGGAGTTCGTCCTCGACGCGGAAGCGCAGGGTCCGATGGAGGCCGTGATAACGGTAAGCGCCGACCGGCCGCTCCGCGCGGCGCAGGAGGTGCTGTCGCGCGGGCAGCTCGTCGACCCAGAGGCCGTTAGGCCGCCTGTCGATGTCGAGGCGCTCGCGCTCATGTGTGGCGTCACCGTCCTCCATCGGAGATTCCACCACGAACTCGCCGGCCTGCTCGTAGAGATCGACCACCACCCGGTGATCGGCGTCAACAAGGCCCAGAACCCCGTGGGCCGGCGACGCTTCAGCCTCGCGCATGAGTTAGGACACCACGTTCTGCGCCACCACGACCGTTTCCATCTCGACCTCGGGACAGTCGCAGACGGGAACCCACCGACCTACGACTGGCGCCTCGAGCGCGAGGCCAACGATTTCGCGGCGAACGTCCTGATGCCCGCCGACGAGGTCCGCCGGTGCTTCGAGGCGTCTGCAGACGTTCCTGACCTAGCCGAGCGGTTCGGCGTAAGTCGGCTGGCGATGGGCTATCGACTGAGAGGTCTCGGACTACGAGATCTCACAGGCGCGCCCGACGGAGGGTCGGACTAGCGGCCCGAAAGGCCCACCGACACCTAACTCTTCGCTGCGGGTGATCGAGACGGGACCCTGACATCCATGGAGTCCTACGGGCACCATAAGATCGTCGCGCTCGACGAGCTCCAGACCGAGCACATCAGTCCGCAGACGTTGACTGATGACTGGCGCGCCACGCGCGGCGAGGGCGCTGAGCGTGTAGATCTCCGGTAGCGGCGCTACTCAGCCGCCTAGCGTACGTCGCAGGCGCTTGGCCTCCCGCAGCGCCTCGACGATGTCGGGGGCGGCGTCGCCGACCCTTGTAACCGCGGGGCCGACATCGCTCAGGCGCGCAAGCACGTCCAGCAGCGCCAGCAGATCGGGTGTTGCCGGGCCTTGGGGCGACGTAGCAGCGCCGTCATGCTCTAGGTCCTCCACGCGGATGCCCAGCGCCTCAGCCAGCTTGGGCAACTGGTAAGCCCGTGGCTGGCTCTTTCCTTGCCTCCATGCGCTCAGGGTGTCTTTGTTGACCCCGATCTCGCGCGCGAGTTGTCGACCGGAGCTCCGGGGTTCCCGCATGAGTCGCTTCTCAATGGCTCGCGAAACGGGGCTCGCCGGCATTTTCGTTGGTGATCAAGAGACTGCGCCCAAGCGTGGCACTGTCCCCATTTGTCCCAAGTCTATTCGGTCCGGGCTATTCGGTACAACCGGGGACATGCCTGCGGAAAGCTGGGACATCCACGGACGCAAGGGCTCGGGGCCCCCGCACTCTCAGCGCACCTCCCAAGAGCGTCTGCACGACCTCTCACCTTTGCGACCGAGCTAGTGGCTAGCGCACCGGCGACGGCAACCGGGGGGCGAGCTTCTCCTCTCCCAGGCCTCCAAAGCTACGTGTCCGTACGCTGGATGCCTTACCGACTCTTCCCCTATGAACGCCGACTTGGCCTGCGGGAACTCGACAGCCTCGGGACTCGCGTGATCTCGAACGACGAGGCCTCGGTCGTCATCGCGGGTGAAACCGAACTCGCGATCCGGCGGGCTACGTACTTCGAGGCGATTGCAGATCCATCTGGTGCCTGGTCAATGACCGAGCAGGCTGCGGTCGAGATGGCGCACCTCGATTTGCGAGACGCTCAACGGACCCGTCAGGCGACTCGATACGGGCCGCACGGCATCCACGAGTACAAGGGCAAGTTCAACCCTCAGGTGGTCCGCGCCCTTTGCAACGTCATCGACGGCGACGCCGACGTCCTGATCGACCCGTTCTGCGGAAGCGGCACGTCACTCGTCGAGGGGCTCCGGCTGGGGATGGATGTCCTGGGAATCGATCATTCGCCAATCGCCTGCTTCATCGCGGAAGCAAAGCTAAGGGCGATTTCGAGCCCTTCGAAGGCGGCCCTTGCCGAGGAGCTGCTCGCACTCGCCGAGAGGTGTGCCGACTCCATCGATGTCGGCCAGGCCAGCGGTAGGGCTACCGACCTCCGGCCGAGCCTCGGCAACAACGCCGTGACCTACCTCCAGAAGTGGTTCACACCTGCGGCCTACGCCG of the Thermoleophilaceae bacterium genome contains:
- a CDS encoding helix-turn-helix transcriptional regulator, which encodes MPASPVSRAIEKRLMREPRSSGRQLAREIGVNKDTLSAWRQGKSQPRAYQLPKLAEALGIRVEDLEHDGAATSPQGPATPDLLALLDVLARLSDVGPAVTRVGDAAPDIVEALREAKRLRRTLGG
- a CDS encoding CBASS oligonucleotide cyclase, producing MPIVSQVTHEQIASFAKERVNLSSKDAQNYRKQVGNLCAQLEKKIAADPAYGLVKMLQSGSVRKGTALRTTSDMDVAVYVKAAEAPTSSDSQLIPWLRDRLKEAFTQLKDDQFELQDHCVTLTYVASGLSVDAVPVLYEGEADNLGYLVNKNTGDRMLTSVSRHIEFIRKRKDKHPDDFAQVVRLLKSWVKQLKDRDPNFRLKSFMVELLAAHLSDKGQEFTDYPDALEAFFEFILDTGLEERVAFTDFYKAGKLPKATGAAIEIFDPVNPDNNVAARYDARRRQAIVDAAEAAADALAEARYADTKGRAVERWQQILGSSFKGSA
- a CDS encoding XRE family transcriptional regulator, which gives rise to MRETAAWVGRRIREAREAAGLSQVELAAALGKTQTAVSQWEGGKRAPALDDLVQISETTGNDVRELMPPSSPREPVHMLMRAAVADLSPELAQQLQEFVLDAEAQGPMEAVITVSADRPLRAAQEVLSRGQLVDPEAVRPPVDVEALALMCGVTVLHRRFHHELAGLLVEIDHHPVIGVNKAQNPVGRRRFSLAHELGHHVLRHHDRFHLDLGTVADGNPPTYDWRLEREANDFAANVLMPADEVRRCFEASADVPDLAERFGVSRLAMGYRLRGLGLRDLTGAPDGGSD